The Formosa sp. Hel1_33_131 genome window below encodes:
- a CDS encoding HEPN domain-containing protein, translating to MQSFRTEIENPIVEKDIIELAQKIEQFKEGKLDEEKFRSLRLARGVYGQRQQGVQMIRIKIPYGKISSHQLRRISEVSDEYSRGRLHITTRQDVQIHYVDLNRTPELWAELERDNVTLREACGNTVRNVTASETAGFDIDEPFDVSPYADALFKFFLRNPICQEMGRKFKVSFSASDEDTGLSYIHDLGFIAKIENNIRGFKVMIGGGLGSQPRHADTLYSFLPTDQIIPLMEGVLRVFDRHGERKSRSKARMKFLLKSIGLEAFRTLIETEQKAIEQQSVPIDSNSFPLSSPVEIEAPKVEIKDKKTYEQWKLTNLIPQKQAGYKAIGVKVLLGDFYTDKARALADLVETYAAGELRLTLRQNIVIPFVREDLIPVFYTELEKLGFTELGYNKAVDITACPGTDTCNLGISSSTGIARELETVIKTEYPEYLNNKDLVIKISGCMNACGQHNMANIGFQGMSIKTKNNLVAPALQVLLGGGNSGNGIGRFADKVIKVPSKRGPQALRVILDDYQLNSDQKTFYDYYTVQGEKYFYNLLKSLSDSSNLADDEYIDWGSKESYKKAIGVGECAGVVIDLISTLFLESDEKITDARADFESKSYNNAIYFAYSSMVNSAKALLLSKDHSTNTQASIINQFDEVFVSTNLVSLGSTFSELIYQINKNEPSASFAENYIQMANEFLTTVKEFRKNDLDT from the coding sequence ATGCAAAGTTTTAGAACCGAAATAGAAAATCCAATTGTCGAAAAAGACATCATCGAATTAGCTCAAAAAATTGAGCAATTTAAAGAGGGAAAACTCGACGAAGAAAAATTCAGAAGCCTTCGTCTCGCGAGAGGCGTTTATGGACAACGCCAACAGGGAGTGCAAATGATTCGAATTAAAATTCCGTACGGAAAAATTTCGAGCCATCAATTGCGCCGTATTTCCGAAGTTTCTGACGAGTATTCTCGTGGACGCCTTCACATTACAACCCGTCAAGACGTTCAGATTCATTATGTCGATTTGAACCGCACTCCCGAACTGTGGGCAGAATTGGAACGCGATAATGTGACCTTAAGAGAAGCCTGTGGAAATACGGTCAGAAATGTCACCGCATCCGAAACAGCGGGTTTTGATATCGATGAACCGTTTGATGTATCGCCGTATGCCGATGCACTTTTTAAATTCTTTTTGAGAAACCCGATTTGTCAAGAAATGGGACGAAAATTCAAAGTTTCTTTTTCGGCTTCCGATGAAGATACGGGCTTGTCTTACATTCATGATCTTGGTTTTATTGCTAAAATTGAAAATAACATTCGAGGATTTAAAGTCATGATTGGTGGCGGATTGGGGTCTCAACCGCGCCATGCCGACACGCTTTATAGCTTTTTACCAACCGATCAAATCATTCCTTTAATGGAAGGCGTCTTACGTGTTTTTGATCGCCATGGCGAGCGTAAAAGTCGCTCAAAAGCCCGCATGAAATTCCTTCTTAAATCGATTGGTTTGGAAGCATTCAGAACACTTATTGAAACAGAGCAAAAAGCCATTGAACAACAAAGTGTCCCGATTGATAGTAACTCTTTTCCACTCTCTAGTCCTGTTGAAATTGAAGCACCGAAAGTTGAAATAAAAGATAAGAAAACTTATGAGCAATGGAAGTTAACCAATTTAATTCCACAAAAACAAGCTGGCTATAAAGCCATTGGAGTCAAAGTATTACTTGGCGATTTTTATACCGACAAAGCAAGAGCATTGGCAGACTTGGTCGAAACCTATGCAGCGGGCGAACTGCGTTTGACTTTGCGTCAAAACATCGTAATTCCTTTTGTAAGAGAAGATTTAATTCCTGTTTTTTATACCGAATTAGAAAAATTAGGATTTACGGAGCTTGGCTATAATAAAGCCGTTGACATCACGGCGTGTCCAGGAACAGATACCTGTAATTTAGGAATTTCAAGCAGTACAGGCATTGCCCGTGAATTGGAAACGGTTATTAAAACTGAATATCCAGAATATCTCAATAACAAAGATTTAGTCATCAAAATCAGTGGCTGTATGAATGCTTGTGGACAACACAACATGGCCAATATTGGTTTTCAAGGAATGTCCATAAAAACGAAAAACAACCTCGTCGCTCCTGCTCTTCAAGTACTGTTGGGCGGAGGAAATTCAGGAAACGGAATCGGCCGGTTTGCGGACAAAGTCATCAAAGTCCCGAGCAAGCGAGGACCACAAGCTTTACGAGTCATTCTCGACGATTATCAGCTGAATTCCGATCAAAAAACATTTTACGATTATTATACCGTTCAAGGAGAAAAATATTTTTACAACCTATTAAAAAGTTTGTCAGACAGCAGCAATTTAGCGGATGATGAGTATATAGATTGGGGATCTAAGGAATCTTATAAAAAAGCCATTGGAGTTGGAGAATGTGCTGGGGTAGTCATCGATTTAATCTCTACACTCTTTTTAGAAAGTGATGAAAAAATCACGGATGCACGCGCCGATTTTGAATCAAAATCTTATAATAATGCCATCTATTTTGCGTACAGTTCTATGGTCAATTCTGCCAAAGCATTATTGTTGTCAAAAGACCACTCTACAAATACGCAGGCATCAATTATCAATCAATTTGATGAGGTTTTTGTTTCTACCAATTTAGTTTCTCTAGGATCTACATTTTCGGAGCTTATATATCAAATTAACAAAAATGAACCTTCGGCATCATTTGCTGAAAATTACATTCAAATGGCCAATGAATTTTTAACAACCGTAAAAGAATTTAGAAAAAATGATCTGGACACTTAA
- a CDS encoding sulfate adenylyltransferase subunit 1, with translation MEVLKIATAGSVDDGKSTLIGRLLYDTKSLTSDKIEAIEKTSKQKGYDYLDFSLATDGLVAEREQGITIDVAHIYFSTANKSYIIADTPGHVEYTRNMITGASTSQAAIILIDARKGVIEQTKRHFFINNLLRVKEVVVAINKMDLVDFSEETYNTIKSDFQQLLKERDYQDQRITFIPVSALKGDNIVHHSETMTWYKGETLLEHLEALDFKDIYNVGTPRFPVQSVIRPKTAEFHDFRGYAGKVYGGELSIGDTVLALPSKIKTKIKSIYFYDQEVQTASRRSSVTITLEDEINISRGDMITKTDNPPVVDKQFTAKIAWMDQEPLNVGTKYVIQHGVNKVLAKVDRIHHTIKTDFSGITEGVAQLDLNDIALVSFKLNKPVFYDAFKNHRTNGSFIIIDPQTNTTAGAGFIQ, from the coding sequence ATGGAAGTTTTAAAAATTGCAACAGCAGGAAGTGTCGATGACGGCAAAAGCACTCTAATCGGAAGGCTCCTGTACGACACCAAATCACTGACCAGTGATAAAATTGAAGCCATCGAAAAAACGAGCAAACAAAAAGGCTATGACTACTTAGATTTTTCGCTTGCTACGGACGGACTTGTGGCCGAAAGAGAACAAGGTATCACGATTGATGTGGCGCATATTTATTTTTCGACCGCCAATAAAAGTTACATCATTGCAGACACTCCTGGCCATGTAGAGTACACACGAAACATGATTACAGGTGCATCCACATCTCAAGCGGCCATCATTCTTATTGATGCCAGAAAAGGCGTGATTGAGCAAACCAAACGCCACTTTTTTATCAATAATTTATTGCGTGTCAAAGAAGTCGTAGTCGCAATTAATAAAATGGATTTAGTAGATTTTTCTGAAGAAACGTACAACACCATAAAATCAGATTTTCAGCAATTGTTGAAAGAACGCGATTATCAAGATCAGCGAATTACTTTCATTCCAGTCAGTGCTTTAAAAGGAGATAACATCGTTCATCACTCTGAAACGATGACTTGGTACAAAGGCGAAACGCTTTTGGAACATTTAGAAGCCCTAGACTTTAAAGACATTTACAATGTAGGAACGCCACGGTTTCCTGTACAATCTGTGATCCGTCCAAAAACAGCGGAATTTCACGACTTTAGAGGCTATGCAGGAAAAGTGTATGGTGGAGAACTCAGCATTGGCGATACGGTTTTGGCACTGCCTTCTAAAATAAAAACCAAAATCAAATCAATTTATTTTTACGATCAAGAAGTGCAAACAGCTTCCAGAAGGTCCTCGGTTACCATCACTTTAGAAGATGAAATCAATATCAGTCGGGGCGACATGATTACAAAGACCGACAATCCTCCTGTGGTTGACAAACAATTCACAGCAAAAATAGCGTGGATGGATCAGGAACCTTTAAATGTCGGAACTAAATATGTAATTCAACACGGCGTCAATAAAGTGTTGGCGAAAGTAGATCGCATTCATCATACCATCAAAACAGATTTTTCAGGTATTACTGAAGGTGTTGCCCAGTTAGATTTAAACGATATCGCCCTCGTTTCTTTCAAACTCAACAAACCTGTTTTTTACGATGCCTTTAAAAACCATAGAACCAATGGCTCTTTTATCATCATTGACCCACAAACAAATACCACTGCTGGCGCAGGATTCATTCAATAA
- a CDS encoding phosphoadenosine phosphosulfate reductase domain-containing protein, whose product MDIEQINTELATKTPIEIVQWALIHGQSPIVTTNFRPYESAILHLVTKVDPAIKVIWCDTGYNTSSTYKHAAELMESLALNIQLYIPKQTAAHRDVVLGIPQVDDPKHSLFTEQVKLEPFKRAMAAHQPDVWFTNLRKGQTAFRNSIGIVSRSADGVLKISPFYHFSDKDLDQYLKEHNLPNEFNYFDPTKQLDTRECGLHN is encoded by the coding sequence ATGGATATAGAACAAATCAATACAGAACTTGCCACGAAGACACCGATTGAAATTGTACAATGGGCACTTATACATGGGCAATCTCCCATAGTGACCACAAATTTCAGACCCTATGAATCGGCTATTTTACATCTGGTTACTAAGGTCGATCCTGCTATTAAAGTCATTTGGTGCGATACAGGTTACAATACGTCCAGCACCTATAAACATGCGGCTGAATTGATGGAATCCTTGGCATTAAACATACAGTTATACATCCCAAAACAAACGGCAGCCCACCGCGATGTGGTGTTGGGAATTCCACAAGTTGACGATCCAAAGCATTCACTATTTACGGAACAAGTAAAACTAGAACCTTTCAAACGAGCGATGGCAGCACACCAACCCGATGTTTGGTTCACCAACCTAAGAAAAGGACAAACCGCTTTTAGGAACAGTATTGGGATCGTGTCTCGCAGTGCGGACGGCGTTTTAAAAATCAGTCCATTTTATCATTTTTCAGATAAAGATTTAGACCAATACCTTAAAGAACACAACCTGCCAAATGAATTCAATTACTTTGATCCAACCAAACAACTAGACACTAGAGAATGTGGTTTACACAACTAA
- a CDS encoding trans-sulfuration enzyme family protein, producing MTPKYFETNAIRQQLDRTDYGEHSTPLFLTSSFVFEDAEHMRASFAEENDQNIYSRFSNPNTSEFIDKVVTMEGAEAGFAFASGMAAVFSTFAALLNSGDHIVSCQSVFGSTHSLFTKFFPKWNIETSYFKVDQLDRLESLIQPNTKVIYAESPTNPAVDILDLEALGKIAKKHNLILIIDNCFASPYLQNPIKFGADLVIHSATKLMDGQGRVLGGITVGSAELMHQIYLFSRNTGPALSPFNAWVLSKSLETLGVRVDRHCKNALKVAKFLEKHPNVSVVKYPFLKSHPQYKIAKKQMRKGGNVVSFEIVGGIKAGQTFLNKIKLCSLSANLGDSRTIVTHPSSTTHSKLSEEDRLEASITNGLIRVSVGLEHHKDIISDLNQALG from the coding sequence ATGACCCCTAAATATTTTGAAACCAATGCCATTCGCCAACAATTGGATCGTACCGACTACGGAGAACACTCGACGCCTTTATTTTTAACTTCCAGTTTTGTGTTTGAGGATGCAGAACACATGCGCGCATCCTTTGCTGAAGAAAACGATCAAAATATTTACAGTCGATTTTCAAATCCAAATACCTCAGAGTTTATAGATAAAGTTGTGACTATGGAAGGTGCCGAAGCAGGGTTTGCTTTTGCTTCTGGAATGGCAGCCGTTTTTTCAACCTTTGCAGCCTTGTTAAATTCAGGAGATCACATCGTGTCTTGCCAATCTGTTTTTGGTTCTACACATTCGTTGTTTACAAAGTTTTTTCCGAAATGGAACATTGAAACTTCCTATTTTAAAGTCGATCAATTAGACAGACTTGAAAGTTTGATTCAGCCTAATACCAAAGTTATTTATGCCGAAAGTCCTACAAATCCAGCAGTCGATATTTTAGATTTAGAAGCTCTGGGTAAAATCGCTAAAAAACACAATTTAATACTCATTATCGACAATTGTTTTGCATCGCCCTATTTACAAAATCCTATTAAATTTGGAGCGGATTTAGTCATCCATTCCGCCACTAAATTGATGGACGGTCAGGGAAGAGTGTTGGGAGGGATTACCGTTGGAAGTGCCGAATTGATGCATCAGATATATTTGTTTTCAAGAAATACTGGGCCAGCACTGTCTCCGTTTAATGCATGGGTGCTTTCTAAAAGTTTAGAAACCTTAGGCGTTCGTGTCGATCGTCATTGTAAGAATGCATTAAAAGTGGCCAAATTTCTGGAAAAACATCCGAATGTAAGCGTGGTGAAATATCCCTTTTTAAAGTCGCATCCGCAGTATAAAATTGCCAAAAAACAGATGCGCAAAGGCGGCAACGTCGTCTCCTTTGAAATTGTAGGAGGCATCAAAGCAGGACAAACTTTTTTGAATAAAATCAAACTGTGTTCGCTTTCTGCCAACCTAGGTGATTCCAGAACAATTGTGACACACCCTTCTTCCACAACGCACAGTAAATTGTCCGAAGAAGACCGACTCGAAGCCAGCATTACAAATGGACTCATTAGAGTTTCTGTAGGACTGGAACATCATAAAGATATCATCAGTGATTTAAATCAAGCATTGGGTTAA
- the cobA gene encoding uroporphyrinogen-III C-methyltransferase — protein sequence MIWTLKSIERVSRRPKLTVVGAGPGDPELITLKAIKAISTANVILYDALVNSELLKYASSIAEKIFVGKRRGCYSYQQEQINDLIVAKANRYGHVVRLKGGDSFVFGRGSEEIEFAQQNNLQTEVVPGISSALAVPAGQGIPLTMRHVSESFWVITGTTKMHQLSSDIKIAAQSTATIVILMGMGKLSEIVDVFSQAGKEQTPVAIIQNGTTDHEKSGFGTIETIEHVVAEKQLSSPAIIVIGDVVANRVQLASISKEVQTDSLYQTHGI from the coding sequence ATGATCTGGACACTTAAATCTATAGAACGGGTGTCTCGTCGCCCAAAATTGACGGTTGTAGGCGCAGGCCCAGGCGATCCAGAACTCATCACACTGAAAGCGATCAAAGCCATCAGTACGGCCAATGTTATTTTATACGATGCACTTGTGAATAGTGAACTATTAAAATATGCATCGTCTATCGCTGAGAAGATTTTTGTAGGAAAACGCCGCGGCTGTTATTCCTATCAACAAGAACAAATTAATGATTTGATTGTCGCAAAAGCCAATCGTTATGGGCATGTGGTGCGACTGAAAGGAGGCGATTCTTTTGTGTTTGGACGTGGCTCAGAAGAAATTGAGTTTGCACAACAAAACAACCTACAAACGGAAGTGGTGCCTGGGATATCTTCGGCCTTGGCAGTGCCCGCAGGACAAGGAATTCCACTCACCATGCGCCATGTATCTGAAAGTTTTTGGGTCATTACGGGAACCACCAAAATGCATCAACTTTCTTCGGACATTAAAATTGCAGCACAATCAACCGCAACCATTGTCATCTTAATGGGGATGGGGAAATTAAGCGAAATTGTGGACGTCTTTTCTCAAGCAGGCAAAGAACAAACGCCTGTAGCCATCATTCAAAACGGAACAACGGATCACGAAAAATCTGGCTTTGGAACGATTGAAACTATTGAACATGTGGTGGCTGAAAAACAATTAAGCTCTCCAGCCATCATTGTGATTGGAGACGTCGTTGCCAACAGAGTTCAACTAGCCTCCATTTCAAAAGAAGTACAAACCGATTCTTTATATCAAACTCATGGAATCTAG
- a CDS encoding alpha/beta fold hydrolase codes for MSTLQNINFNYTTKSGKTTAIALSYQLFGKPLHEAPIVMINHALTGNSNVTGEGGWWNPIVGPNKVIDTNAFTVLAFNIPGNGHDQLPSSLIENYKDFTARDIAEIFAIALEHLKIKQLFAVIGGSVGGGLAWELAALKPALIEHLIPVASDWKSTDWLIANCYIQEQLLNNSSQPLIDARMHAMSLYRTPESFKAKFDRILQKEDNVFAVESWLNYHGNVLNDRFQLAAYKMMNQVLKTIDITQGSRDFIEVASNIKSNIHIVTINSDLFFKAKENWDTYVDLKSHKDNVSISEIQSIHGHDAFLMEYEQLETILESVFKPQEVY; via the coding sequence ATGAGTACACTACAAAATATAAATTTTAATTATACAACCAAATCTGGTAAGACGACTGCAATAGCGTTGTCTTACCAGCTATTTGGAAAGCCCTTACATGAGGCGCCTATTGTGATGATCAATCATGCACTCACGGGCAATTCCAATGTCACAGGGGAAGGTGGGTGGTGGAACCCAATTGTGGGACCAAATAAAGTCATAGACACCAATGCGTTTACGGTATTGGCGTTTAACATTCCAGGAAATGGGCACGATCAACTGCCAAGCAGTTTGATTGAAAACTATAAAGATTTTACCGCCCGCGATATCGCTGAAATTTTTGCAATTGCTCTGGAGCATTTAAAAATCAAACAGCTTTTTGCCGTCATAGGAGGTTCCGTAGGAGGTGGATTGGCATGGGAGCTTGCAGCCCTTAAGCCAGCTTTAATTGAACACCTTATCCCCGTGGCTTCGGATTGGAAGTCAACAGACTGGCTCATCGCAAATTGCTATATACAAGAACAACTATTAAATAATTCGTCACAGCCTTTGATCGATGCGCGTATGCACGCCATGTCGCTCTATCGAACACCAGAATCGTTTAAGGCAAAATTTGATCGCATTTTACAAAAAGAAGACAATGTATTTGCGGTTGAAAGCTGGTTAAATTACCACGGAAACGTACTCAACGATCGGTTTCAATTGGCCGCTTATAAGATGATGAATCAAGTATTAAAAACGATTGACATCACCCAAGGTAGCCGTGATTTTATTGAAGTGGCTTCAAATATAAAATCCAACATCCATATTGTGACCATCAACTCGGATTTGTTTTTTAAAGCCAAAGAAAATTGGGATACCTATGTGGATTTGAAATCACACAAAGACAATGTCTCAATATCAGAAATTCAATCGATTCACGGACATGATGCCTTTTTAATGGAATACGAACAATTAGAAACCATATTAGAGTCGGTTTTTAAACCACAAGAAGTGTACTGA
- a CDS encoding precorrin-2 dehydrogenase/sirohydrochlorin ferrochelatase family protein, with protein sequence MESRNNLYPIFLKAKALHVLIIGGGNVAEEKLHFLLKSSPDAKVTIVSPMFREGTLALANSFDVELIYDTYNNSYLKGKHLVIATTDIPEVNVEVYNDCKARHILVNVADNPPYCDFYMGGIVTKGHVKIAISTNGQSPTTAKRLRQFFEDVIPENVDDLVQNLNEFRKTIKGDFEQKVQTLNEFTKGLISKK encoded by the coding sequence ATGGAATCTAGAAACAACCTGTACCCGATTTTTCTAAAAGCTAAGGCACTTCATGTGCTTATTATTGGCGGTGGAAATGTGGCGGAAGAGAAATTACATTTCTTGTTAAAATCAAGCCCAGATGCGAAAGTCACCATCGTTTCCCCAATGTTTAGAGAGGGCACCTTGGCTTTGGCAAACTCTTTTGATGTAGAGTTGATTTACGACACCTATAATAACTCCTACTTAAAAGGGAAACATTTAGTGATTGCCACCACCGACATTCCCGAGGTCAATGTGGAGGTTTACAACGATTGCAAAGCGCGGCATATTCTCGTCAATGTAGCGGACAATCCGCCTTATTGTGATTTTTATATGGGAGGCATTGTGACCAAAGGGCATGTTAAAATAGCCATTTCAACCAATGGACAATCGCCCACCACAGCCAAACGCTTGCGTCAATTTTTTGAAGATGTCATCCCAGAGAATGTGGATGATTTGGTTCAAAATTTAAATGAATTTAGAAAAACAATTAAAGGTGATTTTGAACAGAAAGTTCAAACCCTTAACGAATTTACAAAAGGATTAATTAGTAAAAAATAA
- the cysD gene encoding sulfate adenylyltransferase subunit CysD: MKNTSHINPLENEAIYIFREVVAQFENPVLLFSGGKDSITLVRLAQKAFYPSKIPFPLLHIDTGHNFPETIEFRDRLTKELGLELIVRNVQDAIDQGKVKEESGRYSSRNVLQTTTLLEAIEEFKFDACIGGARRDEEKARAKERVFSIRDDFGQWDEKNQRPELFDMLNGQIELGQNVRVFPISNWTELDVWSYIEREQIEIPSIYFAHLRKTFIRDGMIWTNDDAIVFRDEEEVVQERLIRFRTVGDMSCTAAVLSAASDISSVVQEIRESTISERGARIDDKRSEAAMEKRKQQGYF, from the coding sequence ATGAAAAATACATCCCATATTAATCCGCTCGAAAATGAAGCCATCTATATTTTTAGGGAAGTGGTTGCGCAGTTTGAAAACCCTGTGTTGCTATTTTCTGGAGGAAAAGATTCCATCACTTTAGTCCGATTGGCTCAAAAAGCCTTTTATCCATCTAAAATCCCTTTTCCATTACTTCATATTGATACAGGTCACAATTTTCCAGAAACCATTGAGTTCAGAGACCGATTGACCAAAGAATTAGGGTTGGAATTAATTGTGAGAAATGTACAAGATGCCATAGATCAGGGGAAAGTAAAAGAAGAATCCGGACGCTATTCGAGTCGGAATGTTTTACAAACCACCACACTGCTTGAAGCAATAGAAGAATTCAAATTTGATGCGTGTATAGGAGGTGCGAGACGCGATGAAGAAAAAGCCAGAGCCAAAGAACGTGTATTTTCAATTCGTGACGATTTTGGGCAGTGGGATGAAAAAAATCAACGTCCAGAACTTTTTGATATGCTCAATGGTCAAATTGAATTGGGTCAAAATGTACGGGTGTTTCCAATTTCAAATTGGACCGAACTAGACGTTTGGTCGTACATCGAACGTGAACAAATCGAAATCCCATCGATCTATTTTGCACACCTTAGAAAAACATTTATTAGAGACGGCATGATTTGGACCAACGACGATGCCATTGTTTTTAGAGATGAAGAAGAGGTCGTCCAAGAACGTCTGATCCGATTCAGAACTGTTGGAGACATGAGTTGTACGGCGGCAGTGCTGTCGGCAGCCAGTGACATCTCCTCGGTAGTTCAAGAAATCAGAGAATCCACTATTTCAGAACGCGGCGCACGAATTGACGACAAACGCTCCGAAGCCGCCATGGAAAAACGAAAACAACAGGGTTATTTTTAA
- a CDS encoding O-acetylhomoserine aminocarboxypropyltransferase/cysteine synthase family protein → MSTQKFATQALHAGHNVSENGGTRAVPIYQSTAYVFNSSDHAANLFALAEPGNIYTRINNPTNDILEQRLAALEGGIAAVVTASGTAAIATSLLTLLKAGDHIVASSSLYGGTYNLLSVTLPRHGITTTFVDPSNPENFKTAAQENTRAFFIESLGNPKLDVLDIEAISKEAKAYKVPLIVDNTVATPYLLNPIAYGANIVIQSLTKYINGNGTALGGAIIDAGTFDWGSGKFPEFTEPSAGYHGLVYNEVIGAASFIAKVRIEGLRDYGAALSPFNAFQIIQGLETLEIRIQKHSQNALELAQWLQKQEDVEWVNYPGLESSPYKALADKYLPNGQSGIVTFGVKGGFEAAKTIADTTKLFSLLANIGDTKSLIIHPASTTHQQLDDAAQETTGVTKDLIRLSVGLENIDDLKSDLIEAFKVVKTVFA, encoded by the coding sequence ATGAGTACTCAAAAATTCGCAACCCAAGCGTTGCACGCCGGACACAATGTGTCAGAAAATGGAGGCACAAGAGCCGTTCCAATTTATCAATCGACTGCGTATGTATTTAACAGCTCAGACCATGCTGCTAATTTATTTGCATTGGCAGAACCAGGGAATATTTATACACGTATAAATAACCCTACAAACGATATTCTAGAGCAGCGTTTAGCAGCTTTGGAAGGCGGTATTGCCGCAGTGGTGACTGCCTCAGGAACAGCAGCCATTGCAACCAGTTTGTTGACCTTACTCAAAGCCGGCGACCATATTGTAGCGTCGAGCAGTTTATACGGAGGGACCTACAATTTATTAAGTGTCACACTTCCACGACATGGAATTACCACTACTTTTGTAGATCCATCGAATCCAGAAAATTTTAAAACCGCTGCACAAGAAAATACACGCGCCTTTTTTATTGAATCTCTTGGAAATCCAAAACTAGATGTTTTAGATATCGAAGCAATTTCTAAAGAAGCGAAAGCTTATAAAGTCCCTTTAATTGTGGACAATACAGTGGCAACTCCTTACTTATTAAATCCGATCGCTTATGGGGCGAATATCGTAATTCAATCCCTTACAAAGTACATCAATGGAAATGGAACCGCTTTGGGTGGTGCAATCATTGATGCAGGAACCTTTGATTGGGGCAGTGGAAAATTCCCCGAATTTACAGAGCCTTCTGCAGGATACCACGGACTCGTTTATAACGAGGTCATTGGTGCAGCCTCTTTTATTGCTAAAGTGAGAATTGAAGGATTAAGAGATTACGGTGCAGCCTTAAGCCCTTTTAATGCATTTCAAATTATTCAAGGATTAGAAACCCTAGAAATCAGAATTCAGAAGCACAGTCAAAATGCGCTAGAACTCGCCCAATGGTTACAAAAACAAGAAGATGTGGAATGGGTCAATTATCCAGGATTGGAATCAAGTCCTTATAAAGCATTAGCCGATAAATATTTACCAAACGGTCAAAGTGGTATTGTGACTTTCGGAGTCAAAGGAGGCTTTGAAGCGGCTAAAACCATTGCAGATACCACCAAGTTGTTTTCGTTATTAGCGAACATTGGGGATACAAAATCACTCATTATACATCCAGCAAGTACAACGCATCAACAATTAGACGATGCCGCACAAGAAACAACGGGTGTTACTAAAGATTTAATTCGTTTATCTGTTGGACTTGAAAATATCGATGATTTGAAATCGGATTTGATAGAAGCGTTTAAAGTCGTTAAAACTGTTTTTGCATAA
- a CDS encoding DUF2061 domain-containing protein produces MFKPKSTPTNQSEGVADNVKRSLLKTISWRIIGTLDTILISWAITGTLSLAFSIGFVELVTKMVLYFFHERAWNKINWGR; encoded by the coding sequence ATTTTTAAACCCAAATCAACCCCAACAAATCAATCCGAAGGCGTTGCAGATAATGTAAAAAGGAGCCTGTTAAAAACCATCAGCTGGAGGATTATAGGCACGCTTGATACCATCTTAATCTCTTGGGCAATTACAGGCACCTTAAGCTTAGCATTCTCAATAGGATTTGTAGAGCTAGTCACCAAAATGGTGCTTTATTTTTTTCATGAACGTGCTTGGAATAAAATTAACTGGGGAAGATAA